In the genome of Fulvivirga maritima, one region contains:
- a CDS encoding family 16 glycosylhydrolase codes for MKKNFLITCLCLLFVGACGEDNDDPEAMAPSGLELNYTLSGDDNVTFTATAENANYFTFQFGDAENEPVTRANNGIVSHTYTASGEYVVTARAHASSSVYSETSVTVEITLPRDDDDDDDSDDDFQIPTTGYTTPESYDGMVLVWSDEFDGDELNTADWTYEIGNGVDGWGNQELEYYQEDNTTVQDGMLIIEAREEAQGGYNYTSSRIITKDKQSFRYGRVDIRAALPQGQGIWPALWMLGSNIDDVSWPRCGEIDIMEMVGGSVENRDATVHSTLHWYAQSQDIKADYGGSTTLSSGIFADEFHVFSMVWDAQSMVFFVDDQQFFVIDIQPEDLNEFHENFFFIFNVAVGGLWPGSPDATTVFPQRMVVDYVRVFQPED; via the coding sequence ATGAAGAAGAATTTTTTAATAACGTGCTTGTGCCTTCTGTTCGTAGGGGCATGTGGGGAGGATAATGATGACCCAGAAGCAATGGCTCCCTCCGGACTAGAGCTTAATTATACGCTTTCAGGAGATGATAATGTGACTTTTACGGCTACTGCTGAAAATGCTAATTACTTCACTTTTCAATTTGGTGATGCTGAAAATGAGCCTGTCACCAGAGCGAATAATGGCATTGTATCACACACGTATACTGCATCAGGTGAATATGTAGTTACGGCTAGAGCCCATGCTTCCAGTTCGGTATACTCAGAAACTAGTGTTACTGTAGAAATAACATTGCCTAGAGATGACGACGATGATGATGATAGCGATGATGACTTTCAAATACCTACTACAGGTTATACCACGCCAGAGAGTTATGATGGAATGGTTTTAGTTTGGAGCGATGAATTTGATGGTGATGAACTCAATACAGCAGACTGGACTTATGAAATTGGCAACGGAGTTGATGGTTGGGGTAACCAAGAGCTGGAGTATTATCAGGAAGATAACACAACGGTACAAGACGGAATGCTTATAATAGAAGCCAGAGAAGAAGCTCAAGGAGGTTATAATTATACTTCTTCAAGAATTATAACCAAAGATAAGCAGAGCTTTAGATATGGTAGAGTAGATATTCGTGCGGCACTTCCTCAAGGTCAAGGTATATGGCCCGCCTTATGGATGCTAGGGAGTAATATAGATGATGTAAGCTGGCCTAGATGTGGTGAAATAGATATCATGGAAATGGTGGGTGGATCTGTGGAAAATAGAGATGCCACCGTTCATAGTACCTTACACTGGTATGCGCAGAGTCAGGATATCAAGGCAGATTATGGTGGTTCTACAACACTCTCTTCCGGCATATTTGCTGATGAATTTCATGTGTTTTCTATGGTCTGGGATGCTCAGTCTATGGTTTTCTTTGTAGATGATCAGCAGTTTTTTGTTATAGATATCCAGCCTGAAGATCTCAATGAGTTTCATGAAAACTTCTTTTTCATCTTCAATGTGGCAGTAGGTGGTTTATGGCCGGGTAGTCCTGACGCTACAACCGTCTTTCCCCAGCGCATGGTAGTGGATTATGTAAGAGTATTTCAACCAGAAGATTAG
- a CDS encoding DUF4920 domain-containing protein, which translates to MKKLITLCLLATIIWSCNPKSEQNAETEADSTATASVEEAEETEEEVQLTGNFGEEISDEGAIQADELYAKMESTDSVAVKVEGEILATCKMKGCWMTLDIPEKEALRVTFKDYGFFVPKSGVEGKKAIIDGYAKKVTTDVETQKHYAKDAGKSQEEIDAITEPKTEIAFVATGVIIKDSK; encoded by the coding sequence ATGAAAAAACTAATTACATTATGCCTGTTGGCCACTATAATCTGGTCTTGTAATCCTAAATCTGAGCAAAATGCAGAGACAGAGGCTGATTCTACTGCCACGGCTTCAGTAGAAGAAGCTGAAGAAACTGAGGAAGAAGTTCAACTTACAGGTAATTTCGGAGAAGAAATTTCTGATGAGGGAGCTATACAAGCGGATGAATTATATGCTAAAATGGAATCAACGGATTCTGTGGCCGTGAAAGTAGAAGGTGAAATATTAGCTACTTGTAAAATGAAAGGTTGCTGGATGACTCTTGATATTCCTGAAAAGGAAGCATTGCGCGTAACCTTTAAAGACTATGGCTTCTTTGTGCCCAAAAGTGGTGTGGAAGGTAAAAAGGCCATAATAGATGGATATGCGAAAAAAGTAACTACTGATGTAGAAACTCAAAAGCACTATGCAAAAGATGCTGGTAAGTCTCAAGAAGAGATTGATGCCATTACAGAACCAAAAACAGAAATTGCTTTCGTAGCTACTGGCGTAATCATTAAAGATTCCAAATAA
- a CDS encoding penicillin acylase family protein encodes MKLFKFLLIFSITILLVYSLNTRLVIQNTPIPPLGKFLDPAQGFWRNSEKDSLEYTKSINIEGLTDSVSVTYDKNGVPHIYAQNNHDLYMAQGFIIAQHRLWQMEFQTHAAAGRVSEIIGEGGLEFDRMQRRKGMTYGAEITYEAMKKDPLVNSCLEAYANGVNAYIQSLSYQQLPIEYKLLGYEPEEWTPMKSALILEYMIDALTGHDDDFENSNALNLFGLETFNFLFPEKLPGMVPVIPSGNDNPWDFQKVNATPPATDLPTDLIKNILPKPDPDNGSNNWAVSGNKTASGKPILCNDTHLGLNLPSLWFMIQLSSPEVNVYGFTFTGAAGVTIGFNDSIAWGFTNAPRDNKDWYKINFQNSSANKYKYDDQWIPTEKRIEAIKIRGAETYYDTVVYTRQGPVVYDKSFGDNDAKKNYALRWIGHDPSLVQKALLDLNKGKNYDDYLKAIENWDAPPQNIVFASTSGDIALRVQGQYVAKWPGQGKFLMDGNNPLHEWQHEIPKTQNPYQYNPERNFVSSANQLSVDSLYPYWVYNSSQEHYRNRMINRELNKMSQVTVEDMKKLQLNSYSLLPEETLPMFLDSIRLEELSKNEIKALQQLQEWDYNYKAESHAPTYFQAWWKLFMNCLWDEFSTKEVALTTPDEFTTTYIIKHFPDYKFIDVDSTDKKESLTDLINYAFKKSQDDLGEWQESTGLDANWGNYKGTYIKHLADLGGSLAGFSRYNIQVDGVADAINSTKRNHGPSQRFIVEMTSPPQAYVIYPGGQSGNPGSVLYDNMINNWRDREYLPVVFTSFRGRKSDQMIYSQQLNP; translated from the coding sequence ATGAAATTGTTTAAGTTTTTGTTAATATTTTCTATTACCATTTTGCTGGTTTATTCATTAAACACAAGATTAGTAATACAAAATACTCCTATCCCTCCACTAGGTAAATTCCTGGATCCTGCTCAAGGTTTTTGGCGAAATAGTGAAAAAGACTCATTAGAATATACCAAATCAATCAATATTGAAGGGCTAACAGATTCTGTATCTGTAACCTATGATAAAAATGGTGTTCCTCATATCTATGCTCAAAATAATCATGACCTATACATGGCTCAAGGATTTATTATAGCACAACATAGATTATGGCAGATGGAGTTTCAGACACATGCAGCGGCAGGCAGGGTTTCTGAAATCATTGGTGAAGGAGGACTGGAATTTGACCGAATGCAAAGAAGAAAAGGCATGACTTATGGCGCTGAGATTACTTATGAAGCTATGAAAAAAGATCCATTAGTCAATAGTTGTCTTGAAGCTTACGCTAATGGTGTTAATGCTTACATTCAATCCTTATCTTATCAGCAACTGCCTATCGAATACAAACTATTGGGTTATGAACCTGAAGAATGGACTCCTATGAAATCGGCCTTGATTTTGGAATACATGATAGATGCGCTTACAGGACATGATGACGACTTTGAAAACTCAAATGCTTTGAATTTATTTGGGTTAGAGACCTTCAATTTTCTCTTTCCTGAAAAACTACCAGGAATGGTGCCCGTAATCCCGTCAGGGAATGACAATCCTTGGGACTTTCAAAAAGTGAATGCCACTCCTCCTGCTACGGACTTACCAACAGACTTAATAAAGAACATTTTACCCAAGCCTGATCCTGATAACGGCAGTAATAATTGGGCTGTTTCTGGCAATAAAACAGCCAGCGGCAAACCGATACTTTGTAATGACACTCACTTAGGGCTTAATCTACCTTCGTTATGGTTTATGATTCAATTATCCTCTCCTGAAGTAAATGTCTATGGCTTTACATTTACCGGTGCTGCTGGTGTAACCATAGGCTTTAATGACTCTATTGCGTGGGGATTTACGAATGCTCCTCGTGATAATAAGGATTGGTATAAAATTAACTTCCAAAACAGTTCCGCCAACAAATACAAGTATGATGATCAGTGGATACCTACTGAAAAAAGAATAGAAGCCATTAAAATACGAGGGGCAGAAACCTACTATGATACTGTAGTGTACACTCGCCAGGGACCAGTAGTGTATGACAAAAGCTTTGGAGATAATGATGCTAAGAAAAATTATGCCCTCCGCTGGATTGGCCATGATCCTTCTTTGGTACAGAAGGCATTGCTTGATCTTAATAAAGGAAAAAATTACGATGACTACCTGAAGGCAATTGAGAACTGGGATGCGCCTCCTCAAAATATCGTTTTTGCTTCTACTTCCGGAGATATAGCACTGAGAGTACAAGGGCAATATGTAGCCAAATGGCCTGGACAGGGCAAATTTCTTATGGATGGTAATAATCCGCTGCACGAATGGCAGCATGAAATTCCTAAAACTCAAAATCCTTATCAATATAACCCTGAAAGGAATTTTGTTAGTTCTGCTAACCAACTCTCAGTGGATTCTTTATATCCTTATTGGGTGTATAATTCTTCTCAAGAGCACTACAGGAACCGCATGATCAATCGCGAACTCAATAAAATGAGTCAGGTTACTGTTGAAGACATGAAGAAGCTGCAGCTCAATAGTTATAGTCTTTTACCAGAAGAAACTCTACCGATGTTTCTTGACTCTATTCGACTAGAAGAATTAAGTAAAAATGAAATTAAAGCTTTGCAGCAGCTGCAAGAATGGGACTATAATTATAAAGCAGAGAGCCATGCCCCGACCTACTTCCAAGCATGGTGGAAGCTGTTTATGAATTGTTTATGGGATGAGTTTAGCACCAAGGAGGTTGCACTAACCACTCCTGATGAATTTACTACTACCTATATTATAAAGCATTTTCCTGATTATAAATTTATTGATGTAGATTCAACTGATAAAAAGGAATCATTGACCGATCTAATTAATTATGCTTTTAAAAAATCACAAGATGATTTGGGTGAATGGCAAGAATCTACAGGGCTTGATGCTAATTGGGGCAATTACAAAGGCACTTATATTAAACACCTGGCCGATTTAGGAGGCAGCCTGGCTGGCTTTAGCAGGTATAATATTCAAGTAGATGGTGTGGCCGACGCTATTAACAGTACGAAAAGAAATCATGGCCCGTCTCAGCGTTTTATTGTAGAAATGACCTCACCCCCACAGGCTTACGTTATTTACCCCGGAGGACAATCTGGAAATCCTGGCAGCGTTCTTTATGATAATATGATTAATAACTGGAGAGATCGGGAATATCTCCCCGTAGTATTTACCTCATTTAGAGGAAGAAAGTCAGATCAAATGATTTATAGCCAACAACTTAACCCCTGA
- a CDS encoding KdsC family phosphatase → MEIILKKYTQSQIEKAKNIKAFIFDVDGVLTDGGIVYSNSGDETKVFNVKDGAIIKHLRNSGLIVGAITGRESALVERRCKELKLDFFYQGIKDKFEVYKNILSEYNLSDEQVAYIGDDIIDLKVIINAGLGIAPADGVEYIKAQADLITEKGGGSGVVREAADFILSAQGFLENIINQYKA, encoded by the coding sequence ATGGAAATTATTTTGAAAAAATATACTCAATCTCAGATTGAGAAGGCGAAAAATATAAAGGCTTTTATTTTTGATGTGGATGGTGTACTTACTGATGGAGGTATTGTATACAGTAATTCAGGTGATGAAACTAAGGTTTTCAATGTAAAAGACGGAGCAATTATAAAGCACCTCAGGAATTCTGGCCTTATTGTAGGGGCGATCACCGGAAGGGAATCGGCATTGGTCGAAAGAAGATGCAAAGAATTAAAGTTAGATTTTTTTTACCAGGGGATTAAAGATAAATTTGAGGTATATAAAAATATCCTGTCTGAATATAATCTGTCAGATGAGCAGGTAGCTTACATAGGGGATGATATCATAGATCTTAAGGTGATAATTAATGCAGGATTAGGCATTGCACCTGCAGACGGAGTTGAATATATAAAGGCTCAGGCTGACCTTATCACAGAGAAAGGTGGCGGCAGTGGAGTGGTTAGAGAAGCGGCAGATTTTATATTGTCAGCTCAAGGATTTTTAGAGAATATTATAAATCAATATAAAGCGTGA
- the kdsA gene encoding 3-deoxy-8-phosphooctulonate synthase — translation MHITDKVILGGERMVLFAGPCAAESYDICMETGEKVKSVCKELDIDYVFKASFDKANRTSAGSYRGKGIEGGLQILERVKKDLGVPVVTDIHESYQAEEVASVVDVLQIPAFLCRQTDLLLAAANTGKAVKVKRGQFMAPEDMKYAIDKVRGAGNNNVCLTERGASFGYHNLVVDMRGLPVMRQYSPVVFDVTHSVQQPGGAGGTSGGQREFAPFLARAAAAAGVDGFFIETHPNPSEALSDGPNMIPLHEIDDFLKMLKEIWAVGNKYTQL, via the coding sequence ATGCACATTACTGATAAGGTAATATTAGGAGGGGAGCGAATGGTTCTTTTTGCCGGTCCATGTGCAGCTGAGAGTTATGATATATGTATGGAAACCGGAGAAAAGGTTAAATCCGTATGTAAGGAGTTAGATATCGATTATGTTTTTAAGGCTTCATTTGATAAAGCTAATAGAACATCTGCAGGATCATATAGAGGTAAGGGTATTGAAGGAGGATTGCAGATTTTAGAACGAGTAAAGAAAGATCTTGGAGTACCGGTAGTGACCGATATTCATGAATCATATCAGGCTGAGGAAGTAGCATCTGTAGTTGATGTACTCCAAATACCTGCATTTCTTTGTCGCCAAACTGATCTTTTGCTTGCAGCGGCCAATACAGGCAAAGCTGTAAAAGTAAAGAGAGGACAATTTATGGCTCCTGAAGATATGAAATACGCCATTGATAAAGTGAGAGGAGCAGGGAACAATAATGTGTGTTTAACGGAGCGTGGAGCTAGCTTTGGTTACCATAATTTAGTGGTAGATATGCGAGGATTGCCAGTGATGAGGCAATATTCTCCTGTTGTATTCGATGTTACTCATAGCGTACAGCAACCAGGAGGAGCAGGAGGAACATCAGGCGGACAAAGAGAATTTGCGCCGTTTTTAGCTAGAGCAGCTGCCGCAGCAGGTGTAGATGGATTCTTTATTGAAACTCACCCTAATCCTTCAGAAGCATTAAGTGATGGGCCAAATATGATTCCTCTGCATGAAATTGATGATTTTTTGAAAATGCTAAAAGAAATTTGGGCCGTAGGTAATAAATATACTCAACTTTAA
- a CDS encoding SDR family oxidoreductase — MKVIVTGGAGFIGSNLVEALLNDSRVTSVRVIDNLSNGYYSNIEEFIDNPKFSFFQEDIRDYEKMVELTEGFDAISHQAALGSVPRSIENPMLSTEVNVLGTVNVLHAAVQNKVDRVVLACSSSTYGDSKALPKVEDNIGNPLSPYAITKYAVELYADVFKKTYGLNYVGFRYFNVFGPKQNPKNPYAAVIPLFCQAFIEGNEPTINGDGHTSRDFTFVDNAVQANVKAIFTENDDALNQVYNVACGEQTSLNEMIEMLKDISEKDIKANYGPERKGDVKHSKADITKITTALEYAPKVKFKEGLASVYSWYEDFLKNN; from the coding sequence ATGAAAGTAATTGTAACCGGCGGGGCCGGATTTATTGGATCTAATTTAGTAGAAGCATTATTAAATGATTCTAGAGTAACCTCTGTTAGAGTGATTGATAACCTATCTAACGGTTATTATTCTAATATTGAAGAGTTTATTGATAACCCCAAGTTCTCATTTTTTCAGGAAGATATCCGTGATTATGAGAAGATGGTAGAACTAACTGAAGGTTTTGATGCAATATCTCATCAGGCTGCGTTAGGATCAGTACCTAGGTCTATCGAAAACCCGATGCTTTCAACAGAAGTGAATGTATTGGGAACCGTTAACGTATTGCATGCGGCCGTTCAAAATAAAGTAGATAGAGTAGTATTAGCTTGTTCTTCAAGTACTTACGGAGATAGTAAAGCATTACCTAAGGTAGAAGACAATATAGGAAATCCGCTTAGTCCTTATGCTATCACCAAGTATGCTGTGGAGCTTTATGCAGACGTATTTAAGAAAACATATGGCCTTAATTATGTAGGGTTTAGGTATTTCAATGTATTTGGACCAAAACAAAATCCTAAAAATCCATATGCTGCAGTAATACCATTATTTTGTCAGGCTTTTATTGAAGGCAATGAGCCCACAATTAATGGAGATGGACATACATCCAGAGATTTTACTTTTGTAGATAATGCTGTTCAGGCAAATGTTAAAGCTATCTTCACAGAAAATGATGATGCACTTAATCAGGTATATAATGTAGCTTGCGGTGAGCAAACCAGTCTGAATGAGATGATTGAGATGCTTAAAGATATTTCAGAGAAAGATATTAAAGCCAACTATGGCCCTGAAAGAAAAGGAGATGTAAAACACTCTAAAGCAGATATAACCAAAATAACCACCGCCTTAGAATATGCTCCAAAAGTTAAATTTAAAGAGGGCTTGGCCTCTGTTTATAGTTGGTACGAAGATTTTTTAAAGAACAATTAA
- a CDS encoding polysaccharide biosynthesis/export family protein, with translation MKRLLFYLSIALLITSCVPNKKLVYLQEKDELKHLDEIPKDSVLRTHQMDVQEYRIQPLDVLYINFESITDEEYDFFSKVNPNNSNLGGGGGNNMSLRGVMVDVNGNIEYPVVGKVEVAGLTVFEAQDKMQKIVNKYLSDAVVRIRLLNFRFTVLGEINGEKVVNSQNTRVTMMEAIGLSGGFTELADRSNVKVIRQRGNRSEIFYVNLLEEEYIESEYYYVQQNDVIIVPPLKQRAFKRYFSQNLGVITSTVSAVVLVITLLTR, from the coding sequence ATGAAGAGACTTCTATTCTATCTCTCGATAGCCTTACTAATCACCTCATGTGTTCCTAATAAAAAACTGGTTTACCTTCAAGAAAAAGATGAGCTCAAGCATTTAGATGAGATCCCCAAAGATTCAGTATTAAGAACGCATCAAATGGATGTTCAAGAATACAGAATACAGCCTTTGGATGTATTATACATCAATTTTGAGAGTATAACCGATGAAGAATATGATTTTTTCTCAAAAGTCAATCCTAATAATAGCAACCTTGGTGGAGGTGGTGGGAATAATATGAGTTTGAGAGGTGTGATGGTTGATGTTAATGGTAATATTGAATACCCAGTCGTCGGAAAGGTAGAAGTAGCAGGGTTGACTGTTTTTGAAGCTCAAGATAAAATGCAGAAGATAGTCAATAAATACCTTTCAGATGCGGTTGTGAGAATAAGGCTTCTAAATTTCAGGTTTACTGTATTGGGTGAAATTAATGGGGAAAAGGTGGTTAATTCTCAAAATACCAGAGTGACCATGATGGAGGCTATAGGGCTTTCAGGAGGATTTACAGAGTTGGCAGATAGGAGTAATGTGAAAGTTATTAGACAAAGAGGAAATCGCTCCGAAATATTTTATGTGAATTTGCTTGAGGAAGAATACATCGAGTCAGAGTACTACTATGTACAGCAAAATGATGTGATTATAGTTCCTCCTTTGAAGCAACGTGCATTCAAAAGATATTTTTCACAAAATTTAGGCGTAATTACCTCTACTGTTTCCGCTGTAGTTTTAGTTATAACCCTTTTAACTAGGTAA